Proteins from a single region of Parasedimentitalea psychrophila:
- the pepT gene encoding peptidase T, translating to MQNSFNQELEDRLVRYAAIDSQSDENSPSAPSTKCQFGMLDLLKEELSSIGAQDVQLTEYGVVLATIPGTVPGPTIGFLAHVDTAPQFNATGVKPRVIKGYNGGDITFPDNPDLVLSPAEHPYLATKQGHNLITASGTTLLGADDKAGVSIIMTMARHMLDNPDFRRGPIRIAFTPDEEIGRGVGDALITDLAADFAYTLDGGEVGEIEFESFSADRAVVTVTGVSIHPGLAKEKMVNAIHLASKIIQTLPQATMTPETTDDRDGFIHATDMLGGSSEMVIKLILRDFEMEGLAAKGNILRQVCSAVQATEPRASITCEIYPQYRNMRYWLEKDMTPVELAREASKAHGIDPVSVPIRGGTDGSRLTELGIPAPNIFTGMQCIHGPLEWISVQDMVTATEVCLSLASLAADKQAG from the coding sequence ATGCAGAACAGTTTCAATCAGGAACTCGAAGACCGGCTTGTCCGCTATGCTGCAATCGATAGCCAAAGCGACGAAAACTCTCCCTCGGCCCCGAGTACCAAATGCCAGTTCGGGATGTTGGACCTGCTCAAGGAAGAGCTCAGCTCCATTGGCGCACAGGACGTGCAGCTGACTGAATACGGCGTTGTGCTAGCCACCATTCCAGGCACTGTGCCGGGGCCAACGATTGGCTTCCTTGCCCATGTGGACACGGCGCCGCAGTTCAATGCAACAGGCGTCAAACCACGGGTGATCAAGGGCTACAACGGCGGTGATATCACCTTCCCGGACAATCCCGACCTTGTGTTGTCTCCGGCCGAGCATCCGTATCTGGCGACCAAACAGGGCCACAACCTGATAACGGCATCTGGCACCACTCTTTTGGGGGCCGATGACAAGGCGGGTGTGTCGATCATTATGACAATGGCACGTCATATGCTGGACAATCCAGACTTCCGCCGCGGACCAATCCGCATCGCCTTTACCCCGGACGAAGAAATTGGCCGCGGCGTGGGCGACGCGCTGATCACAGATCTGGCCGCCGATTTTGCCTATACTCTGGATGGCGGCGAAGTGGGTGAGATCGAATTTGAGAGCTTCTCGGCTGACCGCGCCGTTGTCACCGTTACCGGCGTCTCTATCCATCCCGGTCTGGCAAAAGAGAAAATGGTCAACGCCATCCACCTTGCCTCCAAGATCATACAGACGCTGCCGCAGGCAACCATGACACCCGAGACCACCGATGACCGCGACGGCTTTATCCATGCCACGGATATGCTTGGTGGATCGTCTGAAATGGTGATCAAACTGATCCTGCGTGATTTTGAAATGGAGGGGCTGGCGGCCAAAGGCAACATCCTGCGGCAGGTTTGCAGCGCGGTGCAGGCCACGGAACCCCGCGCATCCATCACCTGCGAAATCTACCCGCAATACCGCAACATGCGCTACTGGCTGGAGAAAGACATGACGCCGGTTGAGCTCGCCCGGGAGGCCAGCAAGGCGCATGGGATTGACCCGGTGTCAGTGCCCATTCGAGGCGGCACCGACGGCTCGCGGCTCACGGAACTGGGAATCCCGGCGCCAAATATCTTTACCGGCATGCAATGCATCCACGGACCACTGGAATGGATCTCGGTGCAGGACATGGTGACCGCAACCGAAGTTTGCCTGTCGCTGGCCAGCCTGGCCGCAGATAAGCAGGCCGGATAA
- a CDS encoding winged helix-turn-helix transcriptional regulator gives MWSGCPVRYAAGVFGDKWCFVLLRDVLLHGKRYYGDFAASEEGISTNILADRLSRLEEEAMLTRHVDPNKRSKVFYLPTGKARALLPALLGMMVWATEYDENTAAPASFAKAFREDPKAAIAWYEAEIDRVNAALDLSLC, from the coding sequence ATGTGGTCCGGGTGTCCGGTTCGCTATGCAGCCGGTGTGTTTGGCGACAAATGGTGCTTTGTCCTGCTGAGGGACGTATTGCTGCATGGTAAACGATATTACGGCGACTTTGCGGCCTCGGAGGAGGGGATATCGACAAATATTCTGGCGGACCGTCTGTCCCGGCTAGAAGAGGAGGCCATGTTGACCCGGCATGTGGATCCGAACAAACGAAGCAAGGTCTTCTATCTGCCGACAGGCAAAGCACGGGCGCTGTTGCCAGCATTATTGGGCATGATGGTTTGGGCCACTGAATATGATGAAAACACTGCGGCGCCGGCCTCATTTGCAAAAGCATTCCGGGAGGACCCCAAGGCTGCAATCGCCTGGTATGAGGCTGAAATCGACCGGGTGAATGCGGCTTTGGATCTATCCTTATGCTGA
- a CDS encoding VOC family protein: MPSPFVWFDNIGAQREETVHFLNETFGWSANSVGPMTFLESGSGKPFAAACDPMDGLSGWVPYIEVEDLTSAVTKAASNGATIIAENLTGPAGVATFIRDPGGAPLALWKRDGNAKA; this comes from the coding sequence ATGCCCTCACCTTTTGTATGGTTTGACAATATTGGTGCGCAACGCGAGGAAACCGTCCATTTCCTGAACGAGACATTTGGCTGGTCAGCCAATAGCGTTGGGCCGATGACATTTCTGGAGAGTGGCAGTGGAAAGCCGTTTGCAGCGGCCTGTGACCCCATGGACGGGCTCAGCGGATGGGTGCCCTATATCGAGGTTGAAGATCTGACATCTGCGGTGACCAAAGCCGCGTCAAATGGCGCCACAATTATTGCGGAAAACTTGACTGGACCCGCGGGCGTTGCGACCTTCATTCGGGATCCGGGCGGCGCCCCGCTGGCCCTGTGGAAGCGGGATGGGAACGCCAAGGCATGA
- a CDS encoding DnaJ domain-containing protein: protein MSKSDPFGFDMSVRSAKKKNPRGRRSMSGASETSVRECHHEGCQEAGKFRAPKAPDVLDDFFWFCQEHVREYNSKWSFFDGTTEAELNAQSSKDKVWERETRPIGDPEARAWARLGIEDPQQVLGANATQNPGKNGGSTGRRLPATERRAIEILEASDGWTKIEIRKAYKKLIKVLHPDMNGGDRSQEEQLQEVMWAWDQIKDSKTFK from the coding sequence ATGAGCAAGTCAGATCCTTTCGGTTTCGATATGTCGGTCCGATCCGCCAAGAAAAAAAACCCGCGCGGGCGGCGCAGCATGTCCGGAGCCTCCGAGACCTCCGTGCGTGAATGCCACCACGAAGGCTGCCAGGAGGCCGGCAAGTTCCGCGCCCCCAAGGCGCCGGATGTGTTGGATGATTTCTTTTGGTTCTGCCAAGAGCACGTCCGTGAATACAATAGTAAGTGGAGCTTCTTTGATGGCACGACCGAGGCCGAATTGAATGCCCAGTCATCCAAGGACAAGGTCTGGGAACGCGAAACCCGGCCAATAGGCGATCCCGAGGCACGGGCCTGGGCCCGGTTGGGCATCGAGGACCCGCAGCAGGTTTTGGGCGCCAATGCCACCCAGAACCCCGGCAAAAACGGCGGCAGCACCGGCCGCCGCCTTCCCGCCACCGAACGTCGCGCGATCGAAATTCTGGAGGCCAGTGATGGCTGGACCAAAATTGAGATCCGCAAGGCCTATAAGAAACTGATCAAAGTGCTGCACCCCGACATGAACGGCGGCGACCGCTCGCAGGAAGAACAGCTGCAAGAGGTGATGTGGGCCTGGGATCAGATCAAGGACAGCAAGACCTTTAAATAA
- the gatB gene encoding Asp-tRNA(Asn)/Glu-tRNA(Gln) amidotransferase subunit GatB codes for MLDLTYELPKPKVISGAKHDWELVIGLEVHAQVSSNAKLFSGASTQFGAEPNSNVAFVDSAMPGMLPVINEYCIEQAVRTGLGLKAQINLNSAFDRKNYFYPDLPQGYQISQLYHPIVGEGEVLVELGNGLARNIRIERIHMEQDAGKSIHDMDPNMSFVDLNRVGVCLMEIVSRPDIRSPEEAAAFVAKLRQIMRYLGTCDGNMQNGNMRADVNVSICRPGQYEKYQESQDFAHLGTRCEIKNMNSMRFIQQAIIVEAERQIKIVEAGGTVAQETRLYDVEKGETRSMRSKEEAHDYRYFPDPDLLPLEIEQAWVDEIAATLPELPDAKKSRFIADFGLSDYDASVLTADVESAAYFEAVAEGRNGKLSANWVINELFGRLKADDKDIADCPVSPAQLGGIIALISADTISGKIAKDLFEIVYTEGGDPAEIVEARGMKQVTDTGAIEAALDKIIADNPAQVEKAKLNPKLAGWFVGQVMKATGGKANPKAVNQLVAQKLGE; via the coding sequence ATGCTCGACCTGACATATGAACTGCCCAAACCCAAGGTGATCTCGGGTGCCAAGCATGACTGGGAACTGGTCATCGGCCTGGAGGTCCACGCTCAGGTCAGCTCCAACGCCAAACTGTTTTCCGGCGCCTCGACCCAGTTTGGTGCTGAACCAAACTCAAACGTGGCCTTTGTCGATTCCGCAATGCCCGGCATGCTGCCGGTAATCAACGAATACTGCATCGAACAGGCGGTGCGCACCGGACTGGGCCTGAAGGCGCAGATCAACCTGAATTCCGCCTTTGACCGCAAGAACTATTTCTACCCCGACCTGCCGCAGGGCTACCAGATCTCGCAGCTGTATCACCCCATCGTCGGCGAAGGCGAAGTGCTGGTCGAACTGGGCAACGGCTTGGCGCGCAACATTCGCATCGAACGCATCCACATGGAGCAGGACGCCGGCAAGTCGATCCACGATATGGATCCGAACATGTCCTTTGTTGACCTGAACCGTGTCGGCGTTTGCCTGATGGAGATCGTCAGCCGTCCCGACATCCGCAGCCCGGAAGAAGCCGCCGCCTTTGTCGCCAAGTTGCGTCAGATCATGCGCTACTTGGGCACCTGTGACGGCAATATGCAGAACGGCAATATGCGGGCTGATGTCAACGTATCGATCTGCCGTCCCGGTCAGTATGAAAAATACCAGGAGTCTCAGGACTTTGCCCATCTCGGCACCCGTTGCGAAATCAAGAACATGAACTCGATGCGGTTCATCCAGCAAGCGATCATTGTTGAAGCCGAACGGCAGATCAAAATCGTCGAGGCTGGCGGCACCGTGGCCCAGGAAACTCGTCTCTATGACGTCGAGAAGGGCGAGACCCGGTCGATGCGCTCCAAGGAAGAAGCGCACGACTATCGCTACTTCCCCGACCCCGATCTGTTGCCGCTGGAAATCGAGCAGGCCTGGGTCGACGAGATTGCCGCCACCCTGCCGGAACTGCCAGACGCCAAGAAATCGCGCTTTATCGCCGATTTTGGCCTGTCCGACTATGACGCCTCGGTGCTGACGGCGGATGTGGAATCGGCCGCGTATTTTGAGGCCGTGGCCGAAGGCCGCAACGGCAAGCTCTCTGCGAACTGGGTGATCAACGAACTTTTTGGCCGCCTGAAAGCCGACGACAAAGATATCGCCGACTGCCCGGTCTCTCCGGCGCAACTGGGCGGCATCATCGCGCTGATCTCGGCGGATACCATCTCCGGCAAGATCGCCAAGGATCTGTTTGAGATCGTCTATACCGAGGGTGGCGACCCGGCTGAAATCGTCGAGGCGCGCGGCATGAAGCAGGTGACCGACACCGGCGCCATTGAGGCGGCTTTGGACAAGATCATCGCCGACAACCCGGCGCAGGTGGAAAAAGCCAAGCTGAACCCAAAACTGGCGGGCTGGTTTGTCGGGCAGGTGATGAAAGCCACCGGCGGCAAGGCCAACCCCAAGGCCGTGAACCAGCTAGTAGCGCAAAAACTGGGCGAATAA
- a CDS encoding BolA family protein translates to MNITQEIENRLQEAFQPSELQVVDDSDSHRGHAGHDGHGESHFNVMIRAAAFGGQNRLQRHRMVHKALGDIVPRIHALALDIDA, encoded by the coding sequence ATGAACATCACGCAAGAGATCGAAAATCGGCTGCAAGAGGCGTTTCAACCGTCTGAATTACAGGTCGTTGATGACAGTGACAGCCACCGCGGCCATGCGGGGCACGACGGGCACGGCGAAAGCCACTTTAACGTGATGATCCGGGCCGCCGCGTTTGGCGGACAAAACCGGCTGCAGCGTCATCGCATGGTGCACAAGGCGCTGGGGGATATTGTGCCGCGCATCCACGCGCTGGCACTGGACATCGACGCCTGA
- a CDS encoding Tex family protein, which yields METARRIAHSIATQISARPEQVVSAVKLLDEGSTVPFIARYRKEVTGGLDDTQLRTLAERLSYLRELEARRASILQTIKAQDKLTVELAGTIAKAETKAQLEDIYLPYKKKRRTKAMIARENGLEALADAILADRMTAPEALAEGYVSEAVETVKDALNGARDILVERLTENAALLGGLRSFLQKEAFLTARVVQGQQDKGAKFSDYFDHRERWADVPSHRALAMLRGANEGVLTLDIGPDSEEGAARAEAMVAAQLQAGGKGPGDIWLRKIAGWAWRVKLSLSMMLELMSELRKRSQDEAIRVFARNLKDLLFAAPAGALVTLGLDPGIRTGVKAAVVDATGKMVGTDTFYPFQPRNDVGGAKAAILRLVVQHGVELIAIGNGTGSRETERLVADALKLLPPGVKVPTKVVVSEAGASVYSASELAAREFPDLDVSLRGAVSIARRLQDPLAELVKIEPKSIGVGQYQHDVDQHQLSKSLEAVIEDVVNGVGVDLNMASAPLLAHVSGLGPGLAEAIVAHRDVNGAFASRRELLKVARLGPRAFEQCAGFLRIRGGAEPLDGSSVHPEAYRVARKIVKACGRDLRALASDPGALRGVQAEAFVDDKFGLPTVRDILAELEKPGRDPRPSFVTATFADGVEDIKDLKPGMVLEGTVTNVAAFGAFVDIGVHQDGLVHVSQLADRFVKDPHEVVKTGAVVKVTVTEIDVPRKRIGLTMRKDGGASSRDDRAARGGALGGRPDGKPGKSNQGGRGKQPMSAGPKGPTAGGDAGGAFGAALLDALKKR from the coding sequence GTGGAAACCGCCCGCCGTATCGCCCATTCCATCGCCACACAGATCAGCGCCCGACCTGAGCAGGTGGTGTCGGCCGTGAAGCTGCTGGATGAAGGCTCAACCGTGCCGTTCATCGCCCGCTACCGCAAAGAGGTGACCGGGGGCCTGGATGATACCCAGTTGCGGACACTGGCCGAGCGGTTGTCTTATCTGCGCGAGCTGGAAGCGCGCCGTGCGAGCATTCTGCAGACCATCAAGGCGCAGGATAAGCTGACCGTTGAACTGGCCGGCACAATTGCCAAGGCCGAGACCAAGGCGCAGCTGGAAGACATCTATCTGCCCTATAAGAAGAAGCGCCGCACCAAGGCGATGATTGCCCGCGAAAATGGGCTGGAGGCACTGGCGGATGCTATTCTGGCGGATCGGATGACCGCGCCCGAGGCGCTGGCCGAAGGCTATGTTTCTGAGGCTGTCGAGACGGTGAAGGATGCGCTGAACGGTGCGCGCGATATTCTGGTGGAACGGCTGACGGAAAATGCTGCCTTGCTGGGAGGTTTGCGAAGTTTTTTGCAGAAAGAGGCGTTTCTGACGGCGCGGGTTGTGCAGGGGCAGCAGGACAAGGGCGCCAAGTTCTCGGATTATTTTGACCATCGCGAGCGCTGGGCGGATGTGCCGTCACACCGGGCACTGGCGATGCTGCGCGGCGCGAATGAGGGCGTGCTGACACTGGATATCGGTCCCGACTCCGAGGAGGGCGCGGCCCGTGCCGAAGCCATGGTGGCGGCGCAGTTACAGGCTGGCGGCAAAGGCCCCGGAGATATCTGGCTGCGCAAAATTGCCGGCTGGGCCTGGCGGGTGAAGCTGAGCCTGTCGATGATGCTGGAACTGATGAGCGAGCTGCGCAAGCGCTCGCAGGATGAGGCGATCCGGGTGTTTGCGCGCAATCTGAAAGACCTGCTGTTTGCCGCTCCGGCCGGTGCGCTGGTGACTCTCGGGCTGGACCCGGGCATTCGCACCGGCGTCAAGGCGGCAGTGGTTGATGCCACCGGTAAAATGGTGGGTACAGATACCTTCTACCCGTTTCAGCCAAGGAATGATGTTGGTGGCGCCAAGGCGGCGATCCTGAGACTGGTGGTGCAGCATGGCGTCGAGCTGATTGCCATCGGCAATGGTACCGGTAGTCGCGAGACCGAACGTCTGGTGGCGGACGCGCTGAAGCTGTTGCCGCCGGGTGTGAAAGTGCCAACCAAGGTGGTGGTCAGCGAGGCGGGGGCCTCGGTCTATTCCGCATCGGAACTGGCAGCGCGGGAGTTCCCGGACTTGGATGTGAGCCTGCGCGGCGCAGTGTCAATTGCGCGGCGGCTGCAGGATCCGCTGGCTGAACTGGTCAAGATCGAACCCAAGTCGATTGGCGTCGGTCAGTATCAACATGACGTTGATCAGCACCAACTATCGAAGTCGCTGGAAGCGGTGATCGAGGATGTAGTGAACGGGGTTGGCGTCGATTTGAACATGGCCTCGGCACCGTTGCTGGCGCATGTCTCTGGTCTGGGGCCGGGACTGGCTGAGGCAATTGTGGCGCACCGGGATGTAAACGGCGCCTTTGCCTCGCGCCGGGAGCTGCTGAAAGTGGCGCGGCTGGGGCCACGGGCATTTGAGCAATGTGCCGGTTTCCTGCGCATTCGGGGTGGCGCCGAGCCGCTGGACGGCTCGTCGGTGCATCCCGAGGCCTACCGAGTGGCGCGCAAGATCGTAAAGGCCTGTGGTCGGGATCTGCGGGCGCTGGCCAGTGATCCAGGGGCCCTGCGCGGGGTGCAGGCCGAAGCATTTGTAGATGACAAGTTCGGCCTGCCGACGGTGCGTGACATTCTGGCCGAACTGGAGAAACCGGGCCGGGATCCGCGCCCCAGTTTTGTCACCGCGACATTTGCCGACGGGGTCGAGGACATCAAGGATCTGAAGCCGGGTATGGTGCTTGAGGGCACTGTGACCAATGTTGCGGCTTTTGGTGCCTTTGTCGATATTGGGGTGCATCAGGACGGGCTGGTGCATGTCAGCCAGTTGGCAGACCGGTTTGTCAAAGACCCGCATGAGGTGGTGAAAACCGGCGCGGTGGTCAAGGTCACCGTCACCGAAATTGATGTGCCCCGCAAACGCATTGGCCTGACCATGCGCAAAGATGGCGGCGCTTCGTCCCGCGACGACCGCGCCGCGCGAGGCGGGGCTCTGGGGGGCAGGCCTGACGGCAAGCCGGGCAAAAGCAATCAAGGCGGGCGCGGCAAGCAGCCGATGTCCGCAGGCCCCAAAGGGCCAACGGCGGGCGGTGACGCGGGTGGCGCATTTGGGGCAGCCCTTTTGGATGCGCTGAAAAAGCGCTGA
- a CDS encoding DUF4177 domain-containing protein, translating to MMMFEYKVVPAPAKGTKAKGVKTPQGRFAVTIEQLLNDMGADGWEFQRAELLPSEERSGLTGSTTHWRNVMVFRRPTGDEEMSMPAAQADHSPSVRAVHAPETVPLTAIAGDPQAAADATPVPGAGAREMQADDGVEELSPVAGVTAALKARAKQQSDEDGQ from the coding sequence CTGATGATGTTCGAGTACAAAGTTGTTCCCGCCCCCGCCAAGGGCACCAAGGCCAAAGGGGTGAAGACGCCTCAGGGGCGGTTTGCCGTGACCATTGAGCAGCTGCTGAATGACATGGGGGCTGACGGCTGGGAGTTTCAGCGCGCCGAGCTGTTGCCCAGCGAGGAGCGCTCGGGGCTGACCGGATCAACCACCCATTGGCGTAATGTGATGGTGTTTCGCCGCCCCACCGGGGATGAGGAAATGAGCATGCCCGCCGCACAGGCAGATCACAGCCCCTCCGTCCGCGCTGTCCACGCCCCTGAAACGGTGCCGCTGACCGCAATCGCGGGCGACCCTCAGGCTGCGGCAGATGCCACCCCGGTGCCCGGTGCCGGTGCCCGCGAAATGCAGGCCGATGATGGTGTCGAAGAGCTGAGCCCGGTGGCTGGCGTCACCGCCGCGCTGAAAGCACGGGCCAAGCAGCAAAGCGACGAGGACGGCCAGTAA
- the pepN gene encoding aminopeptidase N, protein MAETAPQTIYLKDYTPFGYQVDSVHLTFRLSAKSTRVLSRIQFTPLPDAADKRFFLHGEQLQLITAKIDGQSVSPQVTLQGLTCDTPDTAFIWESEVEIDPQGNTALEGLYMSNGMYCTQCEAEGFRKITYYPDRPDVMSTFTVRIEGDEKVLLSNGNPTGSGDGWAEWHDPWPKPAYLFALVAGDLINHPDRFTTASGRDVELNIWVRPGDEGKCAFGMEALKKSMSWDEDVYGLEYDLDIFNIVAVDDFNMGAMENKGLNVFNSSCVLASPETSTDANFERIEAIIAHEYFHNWTGNRITCRDWFQLCLKEGLTVFRDSQFTSDMRSASVKRISDVIDLRGRQFAEDNGPLAHQVRPESFQEINNFYTATIYEKGAEVIGMLKRLVGDDSYAKAAKLYFERHDGQACTIEDWLQVFEDTTGRDLSQFKLWYSQAGTPRVKVTDAYADGTYTLTLEQSTPATPGQPDKDPRVIPVAVGLLGQNGDEVQATQVLELTQAKQSFTFDGLSAKPIASILRQFSAPVILQRDTSNSERAFLLAHDSDPFNRWEAGNALAKDSRIAMVLEGVAPDADYLDALTKLVRDDSLDPAFRALVLSPPSQSDLAQTLYERGHTPDPQAIYDAAETFTQTLAEALTDSLPRLYADTTVQGPYSPDATSTGKRDLNARILSLLTRLDGGDQAARQYGAADNMTLQNAALACLLKADKGEQQSQAFFDQWQGDRLVMDKWFGLQVACAAPDKAASLAEALTRHPLFDMKNPNRFRAVMGALAMNQAGFHYAGGAGYQLLADNLIALDALNPQTTARMCSVFQTWKRYDQPRQDLIRSQLDRIAATKNLSRDTNEMVTRILNG, encoded by the coding sequence ATGGCCGAAACCGCCCCCCAGACGATCTACCTCAAGGACTACACCCCCTTTGGCTATCAGGTAGACTCGGTCCACCTCACCTTTCGCCTCTCCGCCAAATCCACCCGCGTGCTCAGCCGCATTCAATTCACCCCGCTACCCGACGCCGCAGACAAACGGTTCTTCCTGCACGGGGAACAATTGCAGCTGATCACCGCCAAGATCGACGGCCAATCCGTCTCGCCCCAAGTCACCCTGCAGGGGCTGACCTGCGATACCCCTGACACCGCCTTCATCTGGGAGAGTGAGGTGGAGATTGACCCGCAAGGCAATACCGCGCTGGAAGGGCTCTATATGTCGAACGGCATGTATTGCACCCAGTGCGAGGCCGAGGGCTTTCGCAAGATCACCTATTACCCGGACCGCCCCGACGTGATGAGCACCTTTACCGTGCGCATTGAGGGCGACGAAAAGGTGTTGCTGTCCAACGGTAACCCCACCGGCAGCGGTGACGGCTGGGCCGAGTGGCACGACCCATGGCCCAAACCGGCCTATCTGTTTGCACTGGTGGCCGGCGATCTGATCAACCACCCGGACCGCTTCACCACCGCCTCGGGTCGGGATGTCGAGCTGAACATCTGGGTCCGCCCCGGCGATGAGGGCAAATGCGCCTTTGGCATGGAAGCGCTGAAAAAGTCGATGTCATGGGACGAGGATGTCTATGGTCTGGAATATGACCTCGACATCTTTAACATCGTTGCAGTTGATGACTTCAACATGGGCGCGATGGAGAACAAGGGGCTGAACGTGTTCAACTCCTCCTGCGTTCTTGCCTCCCCCGAAACCTCGACGGATGCCAATTTTGAGCGCATCGAGGCGATTATCGCGCATGAGTATTTCCACAACTGGACCGGCAACCGCATCACCTGCCGCGACTGGTTCCAGCTCTGCCTGAAAGAGGGGCTGACAGTGTTCCGTGACAGTCAGTTCACCTCGGATATGCGCTCGGCCTCGGTCAAACGGATCTCGGATGTGATCGACCTGCGCGGGCGGCAATTTGCCGAGGACAACGGCCCGCTGGCGCATCAGGTCCGCCCTGAAAGCTTTCAGGAAATCAACAACTTCTACACCGCCACCATCTATGAAAAAGGCGCCGAAGTGATCGGCATGTTGAAACGGCTGGTCGGCGATGACAGCTACGCAAAGGCTGCGAAACTGTACTTTGAACGTCACGACGGTCAGGCCTGCACCATCGAGGATTGGCTGCAAGTGTTTGAAGACACCACCGGCCGCGATCTGAGCCAGTTCAAACTATGGTACAGTCAGGCCGGCACACCGCGGGTCAAGGTGACCGACGCTTATGCAGATGGCACCTACACGCTGACACTAGAGCAATCGACGCCCGCCACACCGGGCCAGCCCGACAAAGATCCCCGTGTCATCCCGGTGGCCGTCGGCCTGTTGGGCCAGAACGGCGATGAGGTACAGGCGACACAGGTGCTGGAACTGACCCAAGCCAAACAAAGCTTCACCTTTGACGGTCTGTCCGCCAAGCCGATTGCCTCGATCCTGCGCCAGTTCTCGGCCCCTGTGATCCTGCAGCGCGACACCAGCAATTCTGAGCGCGCCTTTCTACTGGCTCATGATAGCGATCCCTTCAACCGGTGGGAGGCAGGCAATGCTCTGGCCAAGGACTCCCGCATCGCCATGGTGCTGGAAGGCGTTGCACCGGATGCCGATTATCTGGATGCGCTGACCAAACTGGTCCGCGATGACAGCCTTGATCCGGCCTTCCGCGCCCTGGTGCTGTCGCCACCCAGCCAGTCGGATCTGGCCCAGACCCTGTATGAGCGTGGCCATACCCCGGATCCGCAGGCCATCTACGACGCCGCCGAGACCTTTACCCAGACTCTGGCCGAGGCGCTGACCGACAGCCTGCCGCGGCTCTATGCCGACACCACCGTGCAAGGCCCCTACAGCCCCGATGCCACAAGCACCGGCAAGCGCGATCTCAACGCCCGCATCCTGTCGCTGCTGACCCGTCTGGATGGCGGCGACCAAGCCGCCCGCCAATATGGCGCTGCTGACAACATGACCTTGCAGAACGCCGCCTTGGCCTGCTTACTAAAAGCCGACAAGGGCGAACAGCAGTCACAGGCCTTCTTTGATCAGTGGCAGGGGGATCGACTGGTGATGGATAAATGGTTTGGCCTGCAGGTCGCCTGCGCCGCACCAGACAAAGCCGCAAGTCTCGCCGAGGCGCTGACCAGGCACCCGCTGTTCGACATGAAGAACCCCAACCGGTTCCGCGCGGTGATGGGCGCGCTGGCGATGAACCAGGCTGGTTTCCACTATGCCGGTGGCGCGGGCTATCAGCTGCTGGCCGACAATCTGATCGCGCTGGACGCCCTGAACCCGCAGACCACCGCCCGCATGTGCTCGGTCTTTCAGACCTGGAAACGCTATGACCAGCCACGTCAGGACCTGATCCGCAGCCAGTTGGACCGTATCGCCGCGACCAAAAACCTCAGCCGGGACACCAATGAGATGGTCACCAGGATCCTGAACGGCTAG